The DNA region GACGTCCACCTCGGGGCGGGCCAGGGTGGGCATGAAGCCCTGGACGAAGGCGCTGTAGGTCTCGTTGATCAACCGCTGCGACTCGGCGGCGACGGTGTCGAAGACCAGCGAGCTCTTGCCGGAGCCGGACACCCCGGTGAACACCGTCAGCCGGCGCTTGGGGATGTCGACGCTGACGTCCTTGAGGTTGTTCTCGCGGGCGCCGTGCACCCGGATCAGGTCGTGGCTGTCGGCGACGTGCGGCTCGGGCATCGTTCTCTTCGCTCCCTGGCGGTCGGGCGGGCTCTCCGGACGGATGGATCGGGGCCCGCTCCGGCCGGTGGCGGCGGGGCGGGCCCGGGCGACTCAGCGCACTTCGTTGAAGCGGACCATGTTGCCCGCCGGGTCGCGGAAGGCGCAGTCGCGGATGCCGTACGGCTGCAGGGTCGGCTCCTGCACGAGCTCGGCGCCGCCGGACTTCAGCCGGTCGAACACCCCGTCCAGGTCGGCGGTGGCGAGCACCAGCCGGGCGTACGTCCCCTTGGCCATCATCTCGGTGATGGTACGCCGCTCGTCCTCGGTGATGCCCGGGTCCGCGAACGGCGGCTCCAGCACCAGCGACACGTCGGGCTGGTCCTCGGGGCCGACGGTGATCCACCGCATCGGGCCGCCGCCGACGTCCTGGCGGACCTCGAAGCCGAGCAGGTCCCGGTAGAAGGCGAGGGAGGCCTCGGGGTCGGTGTGGGGGAGGAAGGTCCAGTGAATGGTGATGTCGTTCATGACCGCAACGCTAGGCGCGGCCCCCGGGCGGGCGCTTCTCGAATCCTGATCGGTTCCTTCCCGGTCTCCCTCGGTCTCCGCGGACGCGGCGCGTCGAGGGTGCTCGCCCGACCCCCCGATCGGGCGAGCACCCTCCACGCGCTGCTCGGCTGAGCGCCGGGCCCGCTGCTGGGGCGAGCGCCGGCCCGCTGCTCAGGCGCGGCAGCGCAGCAGCTCCAGCGGCGGGTGGGCGAGCGCGTCCGCCCAGAAGTCCTCGCCGAACTCGCGCAGGCCCTCCTCGGAGATCTGCAGCGGCACCCACTCCAGCTCACAGAACCCGGCCGCCCGCAGGGACTGCTCGTCTAACACCTTGTGACGGTACTTCGTCACTAGAACCGAGTGGGCGTGCACGGCGGATGCGCGGCATCTACCCGAATCTCCTGAATCGTGGCCATAAATGAGCTTCGGTCAGTACAGTGATCGTCATGCAGCTCCGCTACTCCTTCCGAGTGCACCCGACCGTGGGTCAGCGCAAGCGCGCAGCCCGCGTGTTCGGGTGTGCCCGGTGGTGTGGAACGCCGCTCTGGCGTTGCGGATCCCGGTGAAGGAGTCGAACAAGCTGCTCGGCAACGCGCGCGAGCGGATCGCCGAAGGCCCCTACCTGCGCATCCCGAAGAACGGCGACCTGGGCAAGCTCCTGGTCATCGAGGGCAAGCGCAACGGGCAGCCGTGGCTGTCCCAGGCCCCGGTCGGGGTGTTGCAGCAGTCTCTTCGGGATCTGGACAAGGCGTGGACGGCGCACGAGGACTCCAAGACCGGCAAACGCGCCGGACCTCTGGTCGAGCCCCCCAGGTTCAAGTCCCGCAAGGACCGCCGTCAGTCGGCACGGTTCACCAGGTCCGACCGGTGGTCGATCACCGAGGACGGCAAGCTCCGCCTGCCGAAGATCGGCGACCTCAAGGTCACCTGGTCGCGCGCCCTGCCGTCCGAGGCATCCTCGGTCACCCTGATCAAGGACGCCGCCGGACACTGGTTCGCCTCCTTCGTGGTGGACACCGACCCGACCGACGACCTGTCAGCCATGCCGGACACCGTGGCCGAGATCGGAATCGACCTGGGACTGACCCACTACGCGATCCTGTCCAACGGGCAGAAGATCAAGAACCCGCGCTGGCTGCGCCGGGCGGAGAAGAAGATCAAGCGGGCGCAGCGTGAGCTGTCCCGCAAGCAGGACACGTCGAAGAACCGGGACAAGGCCAGGGTCAAGGTCGCCCGTGCGCACGCGCACGCGGCGAACGCCCGCAAGGACTGGCAGCACAAGCCCTCCACCAAGCTGATCAGCGAGAATCAAGCGATCACCGTGGAGACCCTGGGAGTGCTCGGTCTCGCGCGGTCCCGCAACGCCAAGTCCGTGAACGACGCCGGATGGGGCCAGTTCGTCCTCATGCTGGAGTACAAGGCGATCCGGTACGGGCGCGAGCTGACCAAGGTGGCCCGGGACTTCCCCAGCACCCGACTGTGCTCGGCCTGCGGACACCGGCCCG from Kitasatospora cathayae includes:
- a CDS encoding helix-turn-helix domain-containing protein; its protein translation is MQLRYSFRVHPTVGQRKRAARVFGCARWCGTPLWRCGSR
- a CDS encoding VOC family protein gives rise to the protein MNDITIHWTFLPHTDPEASLAFYRDLLGFEVRQDVGGGPMRWITVGPEDQPDVSLVLEPPFADPGITEDERRTITEMMAKGTYARLVLATADLDGVFDRLKSGGAELVQEPTLQPYGIRDCAFRDPAGNMVRFNEVR
- a CDS encoding RNA-guided endonuclease InsQ/TnpB family protein, giving the protein MWNAALALRIPVKESNKLLGNARERIAEGPYLRIPKNGDLGKLLVIEGKRNGQPWLSQAPVGVLQQSLRDLDKAWTAHEDSKTGKRAGPLVEPPRFKSRKDRRQSARFTRSDRWSITEDGKLRLPKIGDLKVTWSRALPSEASSVTLIKDAAGHWFASFVVDTDPTDDLSAMPDTVAEIGIDLGLTHYAILSNGQKIKNPRWLRRAEKKIKRAQRELSRKQDTSKNRDKARVKVARAHAHAANARKDWQHKPSTKLISENQAITVETLGVLGLARSRNAKSVNDAGWGQFVLMLEYKAIRYGRELTKVARDFPSTRLCSACGHRPGKLPLHVRSWTCGNCQTHHDRDHNAAKNLHDEGRRLRAAARIPVDVPAPVG